The DNA segment GAATGGTGGGCAACCCGTTGGGGCGCAAAGCTGATTGATCTTGGCGATGCCGGTCACATCAATGTTGCGGCAGGCTTTGGGGCATGGCCACAAGTGATCAAAGAGCTGAATACGTTGAAATATGGTTCACAAGCCGTTAAGCAATTTGCCACACGTCACTTAGACGGCAGCGTAATTGCCAAAGATAATTCGCTGACGGATCGTTTAACGAAAGATGAGCCCAGTAGCACAGCATCAGATGAGAATGAGCTGCTCCCTACTTCGCCCATTGACACAACCTTAACGGCAACGCCTATCGAGCAATCCGCTTCAAATCAGGCTGCCTTTGGTCAAGAGTCGCATGGCATCGACACATTAAAATTATTGAATAAGCAGGTGGTGTAATGAGTTCAACCCGCGTTTTACCTGGGTTTGGTTTGTCACTGGGCTTTACGCTCGTGTATTTATCATTGGTGGTTTTAATCCCGCTGTCGGCGGTCTTTATTAAAGCTGCGGGGATCAGTGCAGATGATTTATGGAAACTGGTGAATTCACCCCGTGTACAAGCGTCGTTCTATCTGACTTTTGGCGCGTCATTGATTGCGGCACTGATTAATGTCTTTTTTGGTTTGCTGCTTGCGTGGTCTTTGGTGCGTTATTCCTTTCCGGGTAAGCGCTTGGTGGATGCCCTGATTGACTTGCCGTTTGCGCTGCCTACTGCGGTTGCCGGTATTGCGCTCACCACGCTATATGCCAGCAACGGTTGGATTGGTCACTTCCTTGAGCCATGGGGCATCAAGATCGCCTACACACGCATTGGGGTGACTTTGGCATTGATTTTTATTGGTTTACCGTTTGTGGTGCGTACCGTACAGCCTGTTCTGGCCGACCTTGAAGTGGAATTGGAAGAAGCGGCAGCAGCACTGGGTGCTCAGCGCTGGCAGACAATCTGGTATGTGATTTTGCCAGTCCTGTTCCCTGCCCTGCTGACAGGTTTTGCATTGGCGTTTGCACGTGCAGTGGGTGAATACGGTTCGGTGATTTTTATCGCGGGCAACATTCCGCTCAAGACCGAGATCGCACCGCTTTTGATCGTGTCGCATCTGGAAGAGTATGACTATGTTGGCGCTACGGTGATCGCTGCAATCATGCTAATCATCTCGTTTATTTTGCTACTGCTGATCAACGTGCTGCAGAACTGGGCTAGCCGTAAAACGGGCCGCACTGCCGTATCGTAAGCAGAAAAGATAATCCATAAACGACTGATTAAATAAAATTATTGTGAATTGTGAGCATAAACCATGAGTATCAACTCTTCACTGGGTAGCTATGAGTTAGCCAAGCGCCTTGAACGCAGTGACGCAACACGGGAAGCCGGGTGGCTACGCGGATTGATTTTAACCATTAGCCTCGTGTTCTTTGTGTCTTGTCTGCTGTTGCCACTGATTTTGGTGTTTGTCGAAGCGTTTAGAAATGGCTGGCAAACCTATCTGCAAGCCATCGTCGATCCTGAAACGATGTCGGCAGTCAAACTGACGTTACTAACGGCTGTGGTTGCCGTGCCTTTGAACGTGATTTTCGGAATTGCCGCGGCTTGGGCCATTGCCAAGTTTCAGTTCCGCGGTAAGGCCTTCTTGACCACATTGATTGACTTGCCGTTTTCGGTGTCACCCGTGGTTGCAGGTTTGATGTTGGTCTTGGTGTTTGGGACCCGTGGATGGCTCGGAGACTGGCTCAGCCATATTGATTTTAAAGTGATCTATACCCCGCTCGGTATCATTTTGGCGACTGTATTTATCACCGTACCCTTTGTCGCACGAGAGCTGATTCCACTCATGGAGTCGCAAGGCAATGAAGAAGAAGAAGCTGCGATTGTATTGGGTGCAAGTGGCTGGCAAACCTTCTGGAATGTGACGCTGCCGAATATCAAATGGGGTCTGCTGTACGGGGTGATTCTGTGTAATGCACGAGCGATGGGGGAATTTGGTGCGGTATCGGTGGTGTCCGGACACATCCGCGGCGAGACCAACACCCTGCCGCTGCAAGTTGAGATTCTTTATAACGAATACAACTTCAGCGCTGCATTTGCCGTGGCATCACTATTGGCTTTCTTGGCTCTGGTGACGCTGGTGATTAAAACTTGGGTTGAAAGCCGCGCTAGTCGTGATGCCAAAGCCGAATAAGACCTGATCTGGATTAGCAATACAGCATCGACGCTGACGCCATTAATGATAGTAATGAATTGAAGAGAATCTTATGAGCATACAAGTTAAGAATATTGATAAGTTTTTTGGTGAGTTTCACGCGTTAAAAGACATCTCCCTCGACTTCCCGGAAGGAGAACTGGTTGCCCTGCTCGGCCCATCAGGCTGTGGTAAAACCAGCTTGCTGCGCATCATCGCGGGCCTTGAAAGTGCCGATCACGGACAAGTGCTGCTGGAAGGTGAAGACGCCACCACGACCCACGTGCGCCAACGTCAAGTCGGTTTTGTGTTTCAGCACTATGCGCTATTTCGCCATATGACTGTATTTGACAACGTGGCCTTTGGTCTGCGCGTACGCCCACGCAGTACCCGTCCAAATGAAACCGAGATCAAACGCCGTGTATTGCAACTGTTGGACTTGGTGCAATTAGGCTTTCTGGCCGATCGCTTCCCTGCCCAGCTTTCTGGTGGACAACGTCAACGTATCGCCCTTGCCCGTGCACTGGCTGTTGAACCCCGTGTACTCCTGCTTGATGAGCCATTTGGTGCGCTGGATGCCAAAGTGCGTAAAGAACTGCGCCGCTGGTTGCGTAACCTGCATGACGAACTGCACATCACCTCGATCTTCGTGACCCATGATCAGGAAGAAGCGCTGGAAGTGGCCGACAAGATTGTCGTAATGAATCAGGGCAAGGTTGAGCAAATCGGTACACCGCGTGAAGTCTACGAGAAGCCAGCCACGCCGTTTGTGTTTGACTTCTTGGGTCAAGCCAATCGTTTTGAAGGTCAGGTGGATGGTCATCACTTGCAGATCAATCAGGATTCACTGGCACTGCCTGTCTCCTATCAGCAAGGCAATGTGATCGCGTTTGCGCGTCCACATGAGTTGGAGATTCTGACCACGGCACAAAGCACGCCGACCCTTGCAGCAACCGTGCTGCGTGAGGTGTGGGTTGCAGGACAGACCCATGTCGAAGTTCTCGACAGCAAAGGGCAAGTGATTGAAATCACGCTGGATGCAGAACGCTTGAAAGAGCTGGACCTAAAACCCCAGCAGCAGGTGTGGATTACCGCGCGTAACCTGCATGTTTTTGAAAACAAGCCTCATTAATACATCGCTTTAATATGAGTCGCCTGTTTTAACAGCAGTTAAATGCAAGATTGTTATAGAAATATTATTTTTTGAAGAATATTGCTTATTATCATTTACTATAAAGAAAATTGATTATAAGCACTTTATATTCTAAGTAGATTGTGCAGCCGCACATCACGTGGCATGTTTTTCATCAAACAATCGACGTGATGTGCGGCTTAAAGAACCACCGAAATAAGATGAGAGCAAAACATTATGAACTTTCAACAACTACGGATTATTCGCGAAACGATTCGCCAAAAATTTAATCTCACCGAAGCTGCGGCGGCTCTTTATACCTCGCAATCGGGTGTGAGTAAACACATCAAGGATCTGGAAGATGAACTGGGCGTGCAACTGTTTGTGCGCAAGGGTAAACGTCTGCTGGGTTTGACCGAACCGGGTCAGGCACTGTCGAGCATCGTGGATCGCATGCTGATTGATGCCGACAATATCAAGCGCCTATCCGCCGACTTCACCTCTACCAATGAAGGTGAATTGATCATTGCCACGACGCACACTCAAGCGCGTTATGTATTACCACCGATCGTGGCGCGCTTTAAACAAGCGTTCCCGAAAGTACATTTGATCCTACAACAAGCCAGTCCGGTTGAAATTGCAGAATTGGTCTCCCATGGTGAAGCGGATATTGGTATTGCGACCGAATCTTTGACGGGCTATCCGCAGTTGGTATCGTTCCCCTACTACCGCTGGGAACACAGCTTGATCGTGCCGCAAGGTCATCAGTTGTCACAGCAAAAGACCATTACCTTGTCAGACCTTGCCAACTGGCCACTGATCACCTATCACGGCGGTTTTACCGGTCGCTCCAAGATCGACGAGACCTTTAGACAAGCCAAGCTCACCCCTGATGTGGTGATGTCAGCACTGGATGCCGACGTAATCAAGACCTATGTCGAACTGGGCATGGGTGTAGGTATCGTGGCATCTATCGCCTTTGACCCTGAGCGTGACCGTCGTCTACAGCAGATCGAAACCTCGCTGTTTGGTGAAAACGTGACCCTGCTTGCGGTACGCCGTAACCATGTGCTACGCGGATTTGCCTATAAGTTTATCGAACTGTGCAACTCTGAACTCGACATCAAAGTCGTGCGTGAAGCGGCGCTGTCTGAGGTGGCATAAACCACCTCTTGCCTCCTCCTTTTCAGCGACAAAAAAAAACCCTCACATGATTGAGGGCTTTTTTATTCATCAAATCTTAGGACGCCATGATCGGCACTTCAATACCTAAACGCTGGTTTTCTTGCTCTTCTTCTCGGCGAGCATCCAATAAGACATAAGCCTTTGGAATCAAACGACGCGCGATGCGATTGACAGGACGTTCCACCCACGGGTGCAGTTTCATGCCCAGCGGATTGGTCTCGGCAATCGATACATCCCCGATCACCCGCGTGCCCATGATGTAATCAAACCATGGACGGGTCACGCACCAATTGGCGTTTTGATTACTGTTCATATGGTGCTCGTAGTGCCATGGCAGATTTTGCTTGGCCCACTCCGTATCCAGATGCGCTTTGCTATGTAGGCGCCAGTAGCGTGAAATCCCGTAATATAAGCCCATGGTAAAGAACGGTGCAACAGGTAGAAAGACCGTACTCGTCACCGCAAGCCCGATCAACGCCGTTTTTTCATTGTACATTTCGCTGTTTTTAAACATCGACTCGGCATAGCCTGCATCATGAAACTGATTCAGTCGTGCACGTTTATGGTGGGCGATATGGGTGAAAAACGGACTATTACGAAATTTGCTCGGGTACTCATGTAACCATACTTTGTGGGCATACCACTCAAACGCATTCGCCGCAAAAACCCCAACTGGAAAACCCAACATCATCATGGCCTCATCATTGTCGATGGGATCATTTTAGGAGTGTTTGGCCCATTCGCTTTGACTCTAGAGCCATTCATGCAGATGTCAGATCAGTCTACCTCGTTTGAATTTTGCTTACGATGGCGATAATCGGTAGGGGTTTCTCCAGTCCAGCGCTTGAACGCACGGGTAAATGCCGAAGGCTCTGAAAATCCCGTTAAATAAATGATTTGATCCAGAGGCAACTGTGTCCGGGACAGCAAGCGCCGTGATAAACGCTCGCGATAGGCCGCCACGACGTCATTAAAATTAGTGCCAATCTGCTGAAGATCACTGCGCAAAGTCCGTGCGCTTTTATCCAATTTGGCTGCGACCATTTCCAGCGTGGCCTGCCGCTCTTCCAGCAAACCACCCAGCTCGCGCTCCACCTGATAGATCAGTTCGCGCTTCTCAAGGTCGCCTAAATACTGCTTGGCAACCACTTCATGCATCAGCAGTAATTTGGGCTCTGCCGCAGGCGAGACTCGTTCGAGCTGATGCGCTGCAAACCGCACACTGCTTTCTGGCATACCTAAGAGAACTGGACAGCCATAAACCTCGATATAGCGTGCTGCATCTGCACCGTGTTCATAGTGCAGCCAGACTTCACTGGGTGCAAAGGCACCTTCGGAGATATAGCGGAAAAACTGTAAAAATATAGCAAAAGCGCATTCTTGATAGTGGCGTACAGGATGATCAAAACCGGTCAGAATCGCGGTGTCACCATCAATCCGAAGCTCAAACTTTAGGGCATCGGTCAGTAAGCGGTGATAACGCATGGCCCGCATGATTCCTTCGCCAAAGGTTGGGCTACTTAAAAATAAGTACTCCAGCACCTGCCCACGAAACGGCGGCATCAATCCACCAATCGTCAGACCAATGTCCGGATCTCCACTGATCCGTTCTGCCGCATCCCAAAAGCGCCGCTGGGTGGAGTTATTACGGCGTACACTCGTATCTGGTGGTTCATCCGGCAGATTGACACTCGAAAAGATCGCAGCCGTATCCAGCCCAGCTTTTTGCATGGCTTGGTAGGTCATCCACAGGAAGATGCCGGCGTCACTGGTCATGGCGGGGTGGGACATTTGGAGTTAAACCTATGACTGCTTGCGACACAAATCAGGTCTTAGCCCCCAGCTTAAACCAAAAGCATAAGCCCAATCGTTGGGTTGCCGATCCATGCCAAAATACTCAATCTCTGCGTTAAACGTGCCCTTACAAAAGATCATTGTTTTACCCAAACCGCGTCCTAAATCTCTCAGCTCTGACTCTTGTTTAAACTGCCAGCCATGTTTCGCAAGCTCATCGACGTAGTATTGTCGAATTTGCTGATAACTCGCTGTTGATAAGTAATAACCTTCAACCAAGGCATGCTGGTCTTTAAAAGTCGATTGATAATCTTGACTGATCGCGTGCGGCAAAGGGGCAATCGCTTTGAATTCTTTCTCTAATTCTTTTCGAACAGGCTCCCCAGTAGAAGGCTGCATCGAAAAATAAATAAAGACCGCTAAAAAGATAAGCGAGATTATTGTCCACAAAACACCCAACCATTTTTTTTCTTGCCAGAGGGTTTTTATAGAAGGTGTTCTTTTAAAATTCATCGGCGTCATGGATTAATACCATCAATGATTAAGGGCATACACGCGTCATTGGTCATGGCGTGGGTTTAAAACCTACGAATTCACTCACATCAACCCTCATGTTGAGATCAAGTATAGAATGAAATGACACTGATGGTTATCCCATTAAACATTCTCCTATTAAGTAAACATACATCATTTAGCCCCAGAAAATAAAAAAAGATGAGCAATTGCCCATCCTTTTTTAACTTACCCGAATCAGCTATTACCCCGAAACACTCTCAGTCCCCAACTCCACATGCCCTACAAAGCGACGTGAGAAGAGCGGATCGATGCTCACAGTTGCCGTGAAGTCATACCAGCAGTTGGTATAGAGCTGGACATTCCAGTAATCGGTCAAAGTCGAACCCGCAGTCAGGGTATAAGTCCACGGGCCATCACTGCGATAGCCATTTGAACGGACCGTAAAGGTGACTGAACTGGTGCTGTTGTTGGTCATGGTCAGGATTAACTTGGCTTGACCGGAGGTGGTGAAGTCATAAGAAGACGTCACTTCTACGGCAGCGCCTGCGGCATTGATATCGCCAATAAAGCGACGCAAGAAGCCATTAGGGCCATAGACTGACAGGTCGTACTTGCCTGCACCATAGGTCTGTACGCTGAAATAATCCGAAACTGGCGAACCATTCTTCACATCGTACTGCCACGGGCCATCGCTGCGGTAGTTATTAGGATAGATTGAATGATGCACCGATTCGTTGCCGATATTGCTCATGGTAATCCAGAAGCGTCCGGTGGACTTTTCCACACGTGAAGTCGCATTCGGCTGATAAGGAATCGCACGTGCAGGGCGAGTGCCACTTTCCTGAATGGGCATGCTCGGCGTGGTTGGTGCTTTCGGCGCTGGCAACGTTGAACACTGCGTTGCGGCTTGGGTCGCCAGCGTGCTGGTATTCGGCATCGCAGGAACGGTTACGCTGGTGCTGGTAAAGTTAAACGCTGAGGTTAAGTCGCCGCACACCTGACGACGCCAAGCAGAGATATTCGGCTCCTGCACGCCTGTCCACATCTCAAGGAAACGAATCACCGAGGTATGATCGAACACTTGCGAGCAGACATAACCACCCTTGCTCCACGGTGAAACAACAGTCATCGGAACGCGAGGTCCGAGTCCAATTGGCACTCCGCCGACAAACTCTGCCGCAGTGCCTGCAGGGGGCACAGGGGGCACGATGTGGTCAAAGAAACCATCATTTTCATCGTAGTTCAACAACATCACGGTTGAACCCCATACCGTTGGATCAGCGGTCAGTGCGGTTAAGACCTGAT comes from the Aquirhabdus parva genome and includes:
- a CDS encoding sulfate/molybdate ABC transporter ATP-binding protein is translated as MSIQVKNIDKFFGEFHALKDISLDFPEGELVALLGPSGCGKTSLLRIIAGLESADHGQVLLEGEDATTTHVRQRQVGFVFQHYALFRHMTVFDNVAFGLRVRPRSTRPNETEIKRRVLQLLDLVQLGFLADRFPAQLSGGQRQRIALARALAVEPRVLLLDEPFGALDAKVRKELRRWLRNLHDELHITSIFVTHDQEEALEVADKIVVMNQGKVEQIGTPREVYEKPATPFVFDFLGQANRFEGQVDGHHLQINQDSLALPVSYQQGNVIAFARPHELEILTTAQSTPTLAATVLREVWVAGQTHVEVLDSKGQVIEITLDAERLKELDLKPQQQVWITARNLHVFENKPH
- a CDS encoding AraC family transcriptional regulator — translated: MSHPAMTSDAGIFLWMTYQAMQKAGLDTAAIFSSVNLPDEPPDTSVRRNNSTQRRFWDAAERISGDPDIGLTIGGLMPPFRGQVLEYLFLSSPTFGEGIMRAMRYHRLLTDALKFELRIDGDTAILTGFDHPVRHYQECAFAIFLQFFRYISEGAFAPSEVWLHYEHGADAARYIEVYGCPVLLGMPESSVRFAAHQLERVSPAAEPKLLLMHEVVAKQYLGDLEKRELIYQVERELGGLLEERQATLEMVAAKLDKSARTLRSDLQQIGTNFNDVVAAYRERLSRRLLSRTQLPLDQIIYLTGFSEPSAFTRAFKRWTGETPTDYRHRKQNSNEVD
- the cysW gene encoding sulfate ABC transporter permease subunit CysW, giving the protein MSINSSLGSYELAKRLERSDATREAGWLRGLILTISLVFFVSCLLLPLILVFVEAFRNGWQTYLQAIVDPETMSAVKLTLLTAVVAVPLNVIFGIAAAWAIAKFQFRGKAFLTTLIDLPFSVSPVVAGLMLVLVFGTRGWLGDWLSHIDFKVIYTPLGIILATVFITVPFVARELIPLMESQGNEEEEAAIVLGASGWQTFWNVTLPNIKWGLLYGVILCNARAMGEFGAVSVVSGHIRGETNTLPLQVEILYNEYNFSAAFAVASLLAFLALVTLVIKTWVESRASRDAKAE
- the cysT gene encoding sulfate ABC transporter permease subunit CysT — its product is MSSTRVLPGFGLSLGFTLVYLSLVVLIPLSAVFIKAAGISADDLWKLVNSPRVQASFYLTFGASLIAALINVFFGLLLAWSLVRYSFPGKRLVDALIDLPFALPTAVAGIALTTLYASNGWIGHFLEPWGIKIAYTRIGVTLALIFIGLPFVVRTVQPVLADLEVELEEAAAALGAQRWQTIWYVILPVLFPALLTGFALAFARAVGEYGSVIFIAGNIPLKTEIAPLLIVSHLEEYDYVGATVIAAIMLIISFILLLLINVLQNWASRKTGRTAVS
- a CDS encoding CysB family HTH-type transcriptional regulator; the protein is MNFQQLRIIRETIRQKFNLTEAAAALYTSQSGVSKHIKDLEDELGVQLFVRKGKRLLGLTEPGQALSSIVDRMLIDADNIKRLSADFTSTNEGELIIATTHTQARYVLPPIVARFKQAFPKVHLILQQASPVEIAELVSHGEADIGIATESLTGYPQLVSFPYYRWEHSLIVPQGHQLSQQKTITLSDLANWPLITYHGGFTGRSKIDETFRQAKLTPDVVMSALDADVIKTYVELGMGVGIVASIAFDPERDRRLQQIETSLFGENVTLLAVRRNHVLRGFAYKFIELCNSELDIKVVREAALSEVA
- a CDS encoding sterol desaturase family protein, whose amino-acid sequence is MLGFPVGVFAANAFEWYAHKVWLHEYPSKFRNSPFFTHIAHHKRARLNQFHDAGYAESMFKNSEMYNEKTALIGLAVTSTVFLPVAPFFTMGLYYGISRYWRLHSKAHLDTEWAKQNLPWHYEHHMNSNQNANWCVTRPWFDYIMGTRVIGDVSIAETNPLGMKLHPWVERPVNRIARRLIPKAYVLLDARREEEQENQRLGIEVPIMAS
- a CDS encoding phosphocholine-specific phospholipase C; its protein translation is MDKFSRRRFLGSSAAVMGAGVLPSGIQAALAAPAIGSSLSAVKHVVIFMQENRSFDHYYGTLKGVRGFSDRTAFVQRNGTSVFNQKSGTSVVMPFHLDTATTSAQCVADLDHSWSGTHSAWNNGKYDNWVPAKSSLTMGYYQRADIPFHFALADAFTICDHYFCSQMGPTNPNRLYLWSGMVDPTGTGGGPITNNNEPGFTWTTYPERLQNAGVSWKVYQDTADNYDDNALAWFKQYKNAPAGNPLHDRGMVSVPRIAGNTTVQNVAAAIKADVLNGTLPQVSWVVAPESASEHPSSSPAAGADMINQVLTALTADPTVWGSTVMLLNYDENDGFFDHIVPPVPPAGTAAEFVGGVPIGLGPRVPMTVVSPWSKGGYVCSQVFDHTSVIRFLEMWTGVQEPNISAWRRQVCGDLTSAFNFTSTSVTVPAMPNTSTLATQAATQCSTLPAPKAPTTPSMPIQESGTRPARAIPYQPNATSRVEKSTGRFWITMSNIGNESVHHSIYPNNYRSDGPWQYDVKNGSPVSDYFSVQTYGAGKYDLSVYGPNGFLRRFIGDINAAGAAVEVTSSYDFTTSGQAKLILTMTNNSTSSVTFTVRSNGYRSDGPWTYTLTAGSTLTDYWNVQLYTNCWYDFTATVSIDPLFSRRFVGHVELGTESVSG